Proteins from one Cryptomeria japonica chromosome 4, Sugi_1.0, whole genome shotgun sequence genomic window:
- the LOC131027431 gene encoding transcription factor bHLH25: METYDFSPNNGAYSPIQSFLEITEATSGVNDAPEIIIMDDDQFELPPYDVMMDRFDQQFGNSLQNGMWAPQYSAFNAYIDAHSNTAVDSLVSSQTLHKRCFRFLRKIDEDRKLEIQRSCLPQESLMAPSNTRKKNQAKTAFHHMIAERNRRVKLTQHFNNLYSLLPRSCKKDKHSILSNTTSYLRELKLRVCELEQQSESVEESIQRNFRNTEGGNGGFESHDKPFFNSESSLLYRSDDVILEQCEDFPSQVKIIINEQRRIVSCPPSLLIKVMELFRAEQLEILSFSHINGFRFQAIFIVLPKGEDWDISQWQSFGSLVSGTLN, from the exons ATGGAAACGTACGATTTTAGTCCCAACAATGGTGCCTACAGCCCCATTCAATCTTTCTTAGAAATTACAGAAGCTACTTCGGGTGTTAATGATGCTCCTGAAATCATTATAATGGATGACGACCAGTTTGAGCTTCCTCCTTACGATGTCATGATGGACAGATTTGATCAACAGTTTGGGAATTCCTTACAAAATGGGATGTGGGCACCTCAATATAGTGCATTCAATGCTTACATAGATGCGCATTCAAACACCGCTGTAGATTCTTTGGTATCCTCTCAGACTCTGCACAAAAGATGTTTCAGATTTCTGAGAAAAATCGATGAAGATAGAAAGTTAGAGATCCAGAGATCATGCCTGCCGCAGGAATCACTAATGGCTCCCTCAAATACAAGAAAGAAGAATCAAGCCAAAACAGCATTTCACCACATGATTGCAGAACGCAATAGGAGAGTCAAGTTGACTCAGCATTTCAACAATCTTTACTCGCTTCTTCCTAGAAGTTGTAAG AAAGATAAGCATTCAATTTTGTCGAATACTACAAGCTATTTGAGAGAATTAAAACTTAGGGTTTGTGAGCTGGAACAACAAAGTGAGAGCGTCGAGGAATCGATTCAGAGGAATTTCAGAAATACTGAAGGAGGAAATGGTGGGTTCGAGTCCCACGACAAACCTTTTTTCAATTCAGAAAGCTCATTACTTTATCGTAGCGACGATGTGATCTTGGAGCAATGCGAGGATTTCCCCTCCCaagttaaaattataattaatgagCAGAGAAGAATCGTTTCATGCCCACCAAGTCTGTTAATCAAGGTGATGGAGCTCTTCAGAGCAGAGCAGTTGGAAATCCTTTCATTTTCCCATATCAATGGATTTCGATTTCAGGCTATTTTCATCGTACTACCAAAG GGTGAGGACTGGGATATTTCACAGTGGCAAAGCTTTGGGAGTTTAGTCAGTGGGACACTTAACTGA